One window of the Nothobranchius furzeri strain GRZ-AD chromosome 3, NfurGRZ-RIMD1, whole genome shotgun sequence genome contains the following:
- the vgll4b gene encoding transcription cofactor vestigial-like protein 4b isoform X2 produces MKARLMHLTKMDLLNYQYLDKMNNNIGILCYEGEAALRGDPRFQSLSLSSSSSSSSSSSISSHRTGPPPISPTKRKLSGDQGDSDMDDNEHVAKMSRLFAAQLKPNGDYRSSPVAKDRSRSPSERKMVASALGLPNNHLFGHTHHHHHHHHHHMATLASMDQPLALTKNSMVEAARSSAAAMVTMPHTVSTVERQQNRPSVITCAAANNRNCNLSQCPVSHNGCSNLANNYRRINPNTACDPVIEEHFRRSLGKNYKEPEPPATNSVSITGSVDDHFAKALGETWLQIKNKGSPSSSGSSPNASPNSHMVNHNHSPSVVS; encoded by the exons ATGAAAGCTCGATTAATGCATCTAACGAAGATGGACCTGTTGAACTACCAGTACTTGGACAAAATGAACAACAACATTGGTATTCTCTGCTACGAAG GTGAAGCAGCATTGAGGGGGGACCCCAGATTCCAGTCGCTGTCCCTATCttcgtcctcctcctcttcatcctcttcCTCCATCTCCAGCCACAGGACTGGTCCTCCTCCCATCAGCCCCACCAAGAGGAAGCTGAGTGGAGACCAGGGAGACAGCGACATGGATGACAATGAACATGTGGCAAAGATGAGTCGACTCTTCGCTGCACAGCT GAAACCTAACGGAGACTACCGCAGCTCCCCCGTTGCTAAGGACCGGAGCCGGAGCCCCAGTGAGCGCAAGATGGTTGCCAGTGCGTTGGGACTCCCAAACAACCACTTGTTTggtcacacacaccaccaccaccatcaccatcaccaccacatgGCCACCTTAGCCAGCATGGACCAGCCACTGGCACTCACCAAAAACAGCATGGTGGAGGCGGCACGCAGCAGCGCCGCGGCCATGGTCACAATGCCACACACAGTCAGCACAGTGGAACGCCAGCAG aaCCGTCCATCTGTGATCACGTGTGCTGCAGCCAACAATCGAAACTGCAACCTGTCCCAGTGTCCGGTGTCGCACAACGGCTGCTCCAACCTCGCCAACAACTACAGAAGAATCAACC CCAACACAGCCTGCGACCCTGTGATTGAGGAGCATTTCCGTCGCAGCCTCGGGAAGAACTACAAGGAACCCGAGCCCCCCGCCACCAACTCTGTGTCCATCACCGGCTCGGTGGACGACCACTTTGCCAAGGCGCTGGGCGAAACCTGGCTGCAGATCAAAAACAAGGGCAGTCCCTCGTCGTCCGGCAGCAGCCCAAACGCCTCTCCCAACAGTCACATGGTCAACCACAACCACTCCCCTTCTGTCGTCTCTTGA
- the vgll4b gene encoding transcription cofactor vestigial-like protein 4b isoform X3, giving the protein METPLDVLSRAASFVHANDEEGEAALRGDPRFQSLSLSSSSSSSSSSSISSHRTGPPPISPTKRKLSGDQGDSDMDDNEHVAKMSRLFAAQLKPNGDYRSSPVAKDRSRSPSERKMVASALGLPNNHLFGHTHHHHHHHHHHMATLASMDQPLALTKNSMVEAARSSAAAMVTMPHTVSTVERQQNRPSVITCAAANNRNCNLSQCPVSHNGCSNLANNYRRINRESQHAPQTNTACDPVIEEHFRRSLGKNYKEPEPPATNSVSITGSVDDHFAKALGETWLQIKNKGSPSSSGSSPNASPNSHMVNHNHSPSVVS; this is encoded by the exons GTGAAGCAGCATTGAGGGGGGACCCCAGATTCCAGTCGCTGTCCCTATCttcgtcctcctcctcttcatcctcttcCTCCATCTCCAGCCACAGGACTGGTCCTCCTCCCATCAGCCCCACCAAGAGGAAGCTGAGTGGAGACCAGGGAGACAGCGACATGGATGACAATGAACATGTGGCAAAGATGAGTCGACTCTTCGCTGCACAGCT GAAACCTAACGGAGACTACCGCAGCTCCCCCGTTGCTAAGGACCGGAGCCGGAGCCCCAGTGAGCGCAAGATGGTTGCCAGTGCGTTGGGACTCCCAAACAACCACTTGTTTggtcacacacaccaccaccaccatcaccatcaccaccacatgGCCACCTTAGCCAGCATGGACCAGCCACTGGCACTCACCAAAAACAGCATGGTGGAGGCGGCACGCAGCAGCGCCGCGGCCATGGTCACAATGCCACACACAGTCAGCACAGTGGAACGCCAGCAG aaCCGTCCATCTGTGATCACGTGTGCTGCAGCCAACAATCGAAACTGCAACCTGTCCCAGTGTCCGGTGTCGCACAACGGCTGCTCCAACCTCGCCAACAACTACAGAAGAATCAACCGTGAGTCCCAGCATGCACCTCAAA CCAACACAGCCTGCGACCCTGTGATTGAGGAGCATTTCCGTCGCAGCCTCGGGAAGAACTACAAGGAACCCGAGCCCCCCGCCACCAACTCTGTGTCCATCACCGGCTCGGTGGACGACCACTTTGCCAAGGCGCTGGGCGAAACCTGGCTGCAGATCAAAAACAAGGGCAGTCCCTCGTCGTCCGGCAGCAGCCCAAACGCCTCTCCCAACAGTCACATGGTCAACCACAACCACTCCCCTTCTGTCGTCTCTTGA
- the vgll4b gene encoding transcription cofactor vestigial-like protein 4b isoform X1, whose product MKARLMHLTKMDLLNYQYLDKMNNNIGILCYEGEAALRGDPRFQSLSLSSSSSSSSSSSISSHRTGPPPISPTKRKLSGDQGDSDMDDNEHVAKMSRLFAAQLKPNGDYRSSPVAKDRSRSPSERKMVASALGLPNNHLFGHTHHHHHHHHHHMATLASMDQPLALTKNSMVEAARSSAAAMVTMPHTVSTVERQQNRPSVITCAAANNRNCNLSQCPVSHNGCSNLANNYRRINRESQHAPQTNTACDPVIEEHFRRSLGKNYKEPEPPATNSVSITGSVDDHFAKALGETWLQIKNKGSPSSSGSSPNASPNSHMVNHNHSPSVVS is encoded by the exons ATGAAAGCTCGATTAATGCATCTAACGAAGATGGACCTGTTGAACTACCAGTACTTGGACAAAATGAACAACAACATTGGTATTCTCTGCTACGAAG GTGAAGCAGCATTGAGGGGGGACCCCAGATTCCAGTCGCTGTCCCTATCttcgtcctcctcctcttcatcctcttcCTCCATCTCCAGCCACAGGACTGGTCCTCCTCCCATCAGCCCCACCAAGAGGAAGCTGAGTGGAGACCAGGGAGACAGCGACATGGATGACAATGAACATGTGGCAAAGATGAGTCGACTCTTCGCTGCACAGCT GAAACCTAACGGAGACTACCGCAGCTCCCCCGTTGCTAAGGACCGGAGCCGGAGCCCCAGTGAGCGCAAGATGGTTGCCAGTGCGTTGGGACTCCCAAACAACCACTTGTTTggtcacacacaccaccaccaccatcaccatcaccaccacatgGCCACCTTAGCCAGCATGGACCAGCCACTGGCACTCACCAAAAACAGCATGGTGGAGGCGGCACGCAGCAGCGCCGCGGCCATGGTCACAATGCCACACACAGTCAGCACAGTGGAACGCCAGCAG aaCCGTCCATCTGTGATCACGTGTGCTGCAGCCAACAATCGAAACTGCAACCTGTCCCAGTGTCCGGTGTCGCACAACGGCTGCTCCAACCTCGCCAACAACTACAGAAGAATCAACCGTGAGTCCCAGCATGCACCTCAAA CCAACACAGCCTGCGACCCTGTGATTGAGGAGCATTTCCGTCGCAGCCTCGGGAAGAACTACAAGGAACCCGAGCCCCCCGCCACCAACTCTGTGTCCATCACCGGCTCGGTGGACGACCACTTTGCCAAGGCGCTGGGCGAAACCTGGCTGCAGATCAAAAACAAGGGCAGTCCCTCGTCGTCCGGCAGCAGCCCAAACGCCTCTCCCAACAGTCACATGGTCAACCACAACCACTCCCCTTCTGTCGTCTCTTGA